One genomic region from Parerythrobacter aestuarii encodes:
- a CDS encoding tyrosinase family protein, which produces MTNSIRVRRSIWDIQADFDNGNTTELDNLMRAWKGIKDLPATDPNSFFVIGGYHGEPFTGEGATDPSWWGGYCQHGTVLFPTWHRAYMMRLENALRSIPGCEDVTLPFWDETSQQSLSLGLPPCLTDEFYTLDGVQIPNPIRSFTLPDAIQDVAGQTLYSKPAGYATVRYPLSGLVGTPQAQSESAAHNAQFPTAADQNTQLNYNITQWLNTQVVVGGGTWGLIHKRFVACLAAPTYTLFSNTTSSSAYNNANPQSLVMALESPHNYMHLAVGGFDVPGQGNISPIAGANGDMGENNTAGLDPVFFFHHCFIDYVFWKWQQRSGSTQNLTIDPNDPGATYGENNPPPAGADRNATMSLQTPLLPFVDASGASVTSADCIDIEGQMGYTYGPGSLDAPAAKAVDSLAAMTTSAAPKVAHVEGIDRSKVRGSMLIAIYGERDGKRELIDVEPVLSRWNVEGCANCMSKLKVSADSYIPEGLEPEKVTVELHTRDGIVGDGPVNKAAGVLTEGFVATEGERPSYTLEIR; this is translated from the coding sequence ATGACTAATTCAATCCGTGTTCGCAGGTCTATCTGGGATATCCAGGCCGATTTCGACAATGGCAATACGACCGAACTCGACAACCTGATGCGCGCCTGGAAGGGGATCAAGGATCTGCCGGCCACCGACCCGAATTCATTCTTCGTAATCGGCGGGTATCATGGCGAGCCATTTACCGGCGAAGGGGCGACTGACCCGTCCTGGTGGGGCGGTTATTGCCAGCATGGCACAGTCCTGTTTCCGACCTGGCACCGGGCCTACATGATGCGCCTGGAGAATGCGCTGCGCTCCATCCCGGGCTGCGAGGATGTCACGCTCCCGTTCTGGGATGAAACCAGCCAGCAATCCCTCTCTCTTGGCTTGCCCCCCTGCCTGACAGACGAGTTCTATACGCTCGACGGCGTGCAAATTCCCAACCCGATACGGTCTTTCACTCTGCCTGATGCGATCCAGGATGTTGCCGGGCAGACCCTGTATTCCAAGCCTGCCGGGTATGCGACGGTCCGCTACCCGCTTTCCGGCCTCGTCGGTACGCCGCAGGCGCAGTCGGAATCCGCCGCGCACAATGCGCAGTTCCCTACTGCAGCCGACCAGAATACGCAGCTGAACTACAACATCACGCAGTGGCTCAACACCCAGGTGGTGGTTGGCGGCGGCACATGGGGACTGATCCACAAGCGCTTTGTCGCCTGCCTTGCGGCACCCACCTACACGCTGTTCTCCAACACCACGAGCTCGAGCGCTTACAACAACGCCAACCCGCAATCGCTGGTGATGGCGCTGGAAAGCCCGCACAATTACATGCACTTGGCAGTCGGCGGTTTCGACGTGCCCGGGCAGGGGAATATCTCTCCCATCGCCGGTGCCAATGGCGACATGGGCGAGAACAACACCGCCGGGCTCGATCCGGTGTTCTTCTTCCACCACTGCTTCATCGACTATGTGTTCTGGAAATGGCAGCAGCGCAGCGGTTCGACCCAGAACCTCACCATCGATCCGAACGATCCCGGTGCCACATATGGCGAGAACAATCCGCCACCGGCCGGGGCTGACCGTAACGCGACGATGTCGCTGCAGACTCCCTTGCTACCGTTTGTCGATGCCAGTGGAGCCTCTGTCACCAGCGCGGATTGCATCGATATCGAAGGGCAGATGGGCTATACCTACGGCCCGGGATCGCTCGATGCTCCTGCCGCCAAGGCGGTCGATTCGCTCGCGGCAATGACAACGTCTGCCGCGCCGAAAGTTGCGCACGTAGAAGGTATTGACCGGTCCAAGGTGCGCGGTTCGATGCTGATCGCGATTTATGGCGAACGCGACGGCAAGCGCGAGTTGATCGATGTCGAACCCGTACTCAGTCGCTGGAATGTGGAAGGCTGTGCCAACTGCATGAGCAAGCTGAAGGTGAGCGCGGACAGCTATATTCCCGAAGGTCTGGAACCCGAGAAAGTCACTGTGGAACTGCATACCCGCGACGGCATCGTCGGTGATGGTCCTGTGAACAAGGCCGCCGGGGTGCTGACGGAAGGGTTCGTGGCAACCGAAGGCGAGCGA
- a CDS encoding J domain-containing protein, translating into MPKARRSDDWGFPRWRPYGGSREATSVRICDRHGCEEPGDCPAPKAPNSPERWYFCQKHAAEYNSKWDYFEGLDKAEKAARAKSEQAESAGYAEAQHYGWAGSGDGSRSADEMRALEVLGLDADADFAAIKKAYRVKAKAVHPDVKPGDKEAADEFQKLQLSYEVLKAAEERREWKG; encoded by the coding sequence ATGCCTAAGGCGCGTCGGTCTGACGATTGGGGCTTCCCCCGCTGGCGGCCCTATGGCGGCTCGCGCGAGGCGACCAGCGTGCGTATTTGCGATCGGCATGGGTGCGAAGAACCGGGCGATTGCCCCGCGCCAAAGGCACCAAACAGCCCGGAGCGGTGGTATTTTTGCCAGAAGCACGCCGCCGAATACAATTCCAAGTGGGACTATTTCGAAGGGCTCGACAAGGCGGAGAAAGCCGCCCGGGCCAAGAGTGAGCAGGCCGAAAGCGCTGGCTATGCCGAGGCGCAGCATTATGGCTGGGCCGGCAGCGGCGACGGCAGCCGCTCCGCCGATGAAATGCGCGCGCTTGAAGTGCTCGGGCTGGATGCCGACGCCGATTTCGCCGCGATCAAGAAGGCCTACCGTGTCAAAGCCAAGGCCGTGCACCCCGACGTCAAGCCAGGTGACAAGGAGGCCGCAGACGAGTTCCAGAAACTGCAGCTTTCCTACGAAGTGCTTAAAGCAGCCGAAGAACGTCGCGAGTGGAAGGGATGA
- the pal gene encoding peptidoglycan-associated lipoprotein Pal translates to MNAHIASVTLLAGALALSACKTSAPEDLPPDPGPVTTTPTPGPTVPTGPAIGTQEHFVRGVNGQNIIYFDTDRYNIDSADAAALQTQAQYLSQYPNVTITIEGHCDERGTREYNLALGERRANAAKNYLVSLGIDASRISVVSYGKERPVALGSNEGAWAQNRRAVSVVID, encoded by the coding sequence ATGAATGCTCATATCGCTTCTGTCACCCTGCTGGCCGGCGCCCTCGCGCTGTCCGCCTGCAAGACCAGCGCCCCTGAAGACCTGCCGCCCGATCCGGGCCCGGTCACGACGACCCCGACACCTGGCCCGACTGTCCCCACCGGCCCGGCGATCGGCACGCAGGAGCACTTCGTGCGCGGCGTCAACGGGCAGAACATCATCTATTTCGATACCGATCGCTACAATATCGACAGCGCCGATGCCGCCGCCTTGCAGACGCAGGCACAGTACCTGTCGCAATATCCCAATGTGACGATCACCATCGAAGGGCACTGCGACGAACGCGGCACACGTGAATACAACCTCGCGCTGGGTGAACGCCGGGCCAATGCGGCCAAGAACTACCTGGTCAGCTTGGGCATTGATGCCAGCCGCATCTCGGTCGTCAGCTACGGCAAGGAACGTCCGGTCGCGCTTGGTTCGAACGAAGGCGCATGGGCGCAGAACCGCCGCGCGGTCTCCGTTGTTATCGACTGA